From one Deltaproteobacteria bacterium genomic stretch:
- a CDS encoding DUF4388 domain-containing protein: MSKLQGTVEAVGITELLRIPITSRRTGELLVATQENEGRLIYDSGRLVSATMDALSGSEALSEILRWDEGVFEFREGVRPGGGERDPRLNNILIDELKKWYASRITAREAGSAAPDVNAAVHDNIVPLNGRPRQVPAEETSAAAPPCGETLGAARLDRRGNAITKRGDFTQRDGAMAAIAHQYLSPLSEELGLGPVRTITIEGSTGRSLGVAFEGEELLAVTARQGADMEEQVERLRQGSG, encoded by the coding sequence GCATAACCGAGCTGCTCAGGATACCGATAACATCGAGGAGGACGGGCGAGTTGCTGGTGGCCACTCAGGAGAACGAAGGGCGGCTCATATACGACTCGGGCAGGCTTGTGAGCGCCACCATGGACGCACTGAGCGGCAGCGAGGCGCTCAGCGAGATACTGAGGTGGGACGAAGGGGTCTTCGAGTTCCGCGAGGGTGTCCGCCCCGGCGGCGGGGAGCGCGACCCGCGGCTCAACAACATCCTCATCGACGAGCTGAAGAAGTGGTACGCCAGCAGGATTACGGCCCGTGAAGCCGGCTCTGCGGCGCCCGATGTGAACGCCGCCGTCCATGACAACATCGTGCCGCTCAACGGCCGCCCCCGCCAGGTCCCGGCGGAAGAGACCTCCGCTGCCGCGCCTCCTTGCGGCGAGACACTCGGCGCGGCGAGACTCGACAGGCGGGGCAACGCCATCACAAAGCGCGGCGACTTCACGCAGCGCGACGGCGCAATGGCCGCCATAGCACACCAATACCTTTCGCCACTCTCCGAAGAGCTCGGCCTCGGTCCGGTCCGCACGATTACGATCGAAGGCTCCACCGGCCGGTCGCTTGGGGTGGCCTTCGAAGGCGAAGAGCTTCTGGCCGTCACCGCCCGGCAGGGCGCGGACATGGAGGAACAGGTGGAAAGACTCAGGCAGGGCTCGGGCTGA